The following are from one region of the Streptomyces changanensis genome:
- a CDS encoding ALF repeat-containing protein, which produces MFSRRQMLGIFTAVGAGCALPACAIGAHPAYAASGTGSMAVPEGTGLPDTDRGKVVWAYKSGGRAVRAAAAAALVGSAADVTAFLDRKLPVARAEDNRFTLLKSLSTAGKATRAGADGALSGGDAAVETFLTGGFRAAVHEDLRVAVATVMAHGGRAVKRGASAALDAGSDFALRAFLSGGQFTAHEEDDRVQVLSILVTASPQVREYAERALNDGSPRAIRWFLETGQHIARARDEETATIEQLVKVVEAEGRRASRKTDEAIELSAQAVEAAEKAKDAALEAKAEAEAAERDVQRSAVAANKAAEAARGAAAAASTAVSASRTAQAASRRAVAAAQAAAAAAAAAGRAAARAYRAAIAASKDATMASAARTAAEIARKMVGFVRSVALKADIAAVAAQAADQAGAAAAGSAINAAAAARASADAAVASGAAKAESAAAQQAAAEAEAAANRATQAAGRARTLAGQSAAAARTARDAANSAADHAEKAAAAAEEAAAYAGKAVDYANRSTAAANAAVDAANKAAGAVAKAREVEQAAREAELARLAEETEEAIERARLEAVAETNLLERSNRQRTQEARLSEEVLGLIGSAESALRNGNIAEAVAAGRRAAVQLIDRSGTWTREAAEFALAGSDEDVVHWIEADRVIALNQDNAENVAAISAVSTKNVATAAHEALKTEDAARIRGFLESGAVAAARDDNQVEIFKLLADDSTGRAVRSAAQAALDAGTAEALHTFLHVERAAAVREDDRVAAATLLANGGPYVKAAARIALEGDTHMLRQFVGTTQYDFARLDHDHATHISAIRAAIARAAKIASDALEDAARASEAAARARNAASEATDWANRAQGYANDAKLSAEEARKNAAAAEGSAAAAAQSAETARQAAAAARQASSVARHAATRAVRSATVAASYAADAAVSAAAARKASLAAGKDATAAARAAFEAKVLVIQAAIREAIENARDNATVPIDPQKNGLPQGAESCLTPFGNPIPSGTPPIRGSWGGAGSPGTVRGRSASARTTSSPASTVITSTRRRSSPSSPPARSPATTSWATPTCTTTSSAASTVSGSTSPTTGRSPRRGSPETWRTRSWARTTSG; this is translated from the coding sequence TCCATGGCGGTGCCCGAGGGAACGGGTCTTCCGGACACCGACCGCGGCAAGGTGGTCTGGGCCTACAAGTCGGGCGGCCGGGCTGTCCGCGCCGCGGCGGCCGCGGCGCTGGTGGGCAGCGCGGCGGACGTGACGGCGTTCCTCGACCGGAAGCTGCCCGTCGCCCGGGCCGAGGACAACAGGTTCACGCTCCTGAAGTCCCTGTCCACGGCGGGCAAGGCGACTCGCGCAGGTGCCGACGGCGCCTTGTCCGGTGGAGACGCGGCGGTCGAGACCTTCCTGACGGGCGGCTTCCGGGCCGCGGTGCACGAGGATCTCAGGGTGGCCGTCGCCACGGTCATGGCCCACGGCGGTCGCGCCGTGAAACGTGGGGCATCCGCTGCTCTGGACGCCGGTTCGGACTTCGCGTTGCGCGCCTTCCTCAGTGGCGGGCAGTTCACCGCCCACGAGGAGGACGACCGTGTGCAGGTCCTCTCCATCCTCGTGACGGCGTCCCCGCAGGTGCGTGAGTACGCGGAGCGGGCACTGAACGACGGGTCGCCGAGGGCGATCCGGTGGTTCCTGGAGACGGGCCAGCACATCGCCCGGGCCCGTGACGAGGAAACGGCGACGATCGAGCAGCTGGTCAAGGTCGTCGAGGCGGAGGGGCGCCGCGCCAGCCGGAAGACCGACGAGGCCATAGAGCTCTCCGCCCAAGCGGTCGAGGCCGCCGAGAAGGCGAAGGACGCGGCGCTGGAGGCCAAGGCCGAGGCCGAGGCCGCCGAGCGGGACGTCCAGCGCTCGGCCGTCGCGGCGAACAAGGCGGCGGAGGCGGCCAGGGGTGCCGCCGCGGCCGCGTCGACCGCCGTGTCGGCCTCGCGGACCGCGCAGGCCGCCTCGCGGCGTGCGGTGGCGGCCGCGCAGGCCGCTGCCGCGGCTGCCGCAGCGGCGGGGCGCGCCGCGGCACGCGCGTACCGTGCCGCGATCGCCGCCTCCAAGGACGCGACGATGGCGTCCGCCGCCAGAACGGCGGCGGAGATCGCCCGGAAGATGGTCGGCTTCGTCCGCTCCGTGGCCTTGAAGGCCGACATCGCGGCGGTGGCTGCCCAGGCGGCCGACCAGGCGGGCGCGGCTGCCGCCGGCTCGGCGATCAACGCGGCCGCCGCAGCCCGTGCTTCGGCCGACGCGGCCGTCGCCTCCGGCGCCGCGAAGGCCGAGTCCGCCGCCGCGCAGCAGGCCGCCGCCGAGGCGGAGGCCGCCGCGAACAGGGCGACACAGGCCGCGGGCAGGGCGCGGACCCTGGCCGGGCAGTCGGCTGCCGCCGCCCGCACGGCGCGTGACGCGGCCAACAGCGCCGCCGACCACGCCGAGAAGGCGGCCGCCGCCGCCGAGGAAGCGGCCGCCTACGCCGGCAAGGCGGTCGACTACGCCAACCGGTCGACGGCAGCCGCCAACGCCGCCGTCGACGCGGCGAACAAGGCCGCCGGCGCCGTCGCCAAGGCACGCGAGGTCGAGCAGGCGGCGCGTGAGGCCGAACTCGCCAGGCTGGCCGAGGAGACCGAGGAGGCGATCGAGCGGGCGCGGCTCGAGGCGGTCGCGGAGACGAATCTGCTCGAACGGTCCAACCGGCAGCGGACACAGGAAGCGCGCCTGTCCGAGGAGGTCCTCGGACTCATCGGCTCCGCGGAGTCGGCGCTGCGGAACGGGAACATCGCTGAGGCCGTGGCGGCGGGACGCAGGGCGGCGGTCCAGCTCATCGACCGGTCGGGGACCTGGACCCGGGAGGCCGCGGAGTTCGCGCTCGCCGGCTCGGACGAGGACGTCGTCCACTGGATCGAGGCCGACCGTGTCATCGCCCTGAACCAGGACAACGCCGAGAACGTCGCGGCGATCTCCGCGGTGTCGACGAAGAACGTGGCCACGGCGGCCCATGAGGCTCTGAAGACCGAGGACGCCGCCCGGATCAGAGGGTTCCTCGAGAGCGGGGCGGTCGCCGCGGCCAGGGACGACAACCAGGTCGAGATATTCAAGCTCCTGGCCGACGACTCCACCGGCAGGGCGGTGCGCAGCGCGGCCCAGGCCGCGCTCGACGCGGGAACCGCCGAGGCCCTGCACACCTTCCTGCACGTCGAACGTGCCGCGGCCGTCCGCGAGGACGACCGGGTCGCGGCCGCGACCCTCCTGGCGAACGGGGGCCCCTACGTCAAGGCGGCGGCCCGGATCGCGCTCGAGGGCGACACGCACATGCTCCGCCAGTTCGTCGGGACGACGCAGTACGACTTCGCGCGGCTCGACCACGATCACGCGACGCACATCAGCGCGATCCGCGCGGCGATCGCGCGCGCGGCCAAGATCGCGTCGGACGCCCTGGAGGACGCGGCACGGGCCTCCGAGGCGGCGGCCCGCGCGCGCAACGCCGCCTCGGAGGCGACCGACTGGGCCAACCGCGCGCAGGGCTACGCGAACGACGCCAAGCTGTCCGCCGAGGAAGCACGCAAGAACGCCGCGGCCGCCGAAGGGTCCGCGGCCGCCGCCGCGCAGTCCGCCGAGACCGCACGTCAGGCGGCCGCCGCGGCGCGCCAGGCGAGCAGCGTGGCGAGGCACGCGGCGACGCGGGCCGTGCGGTCCGCCACCGTCGCCGCGTCCTACGCCGCGGACGCCGCGGTGTCGGCGGCGGCTGCCCGCAAGGCGTCCCTCGCGGCGGGCAAGGACGCCACCGCCGCCGCTCGAGCCGCGTTCGAGGCCAAGGTCCTCGTCATCCAGGCCGCGATACGCGAGGCGATCGAGAACGCGCGGGACAACGCGACCGTCCCCATCGACCCGCAGAAGAACGGCCTTCCCCAGGGCGCCGAGAGCTGCCTGACGCCGTTCGGCAACCCCATCCCGTCCGGCACGCCACCAATCCGTGGGAGCTGGGGTGGAGCTGGCTCACCGGGGACGGTTCGCGGTCGCAGTGCTTCGGCCCGAACGACGAGTTCACCGGCATCTACCGTGATCACGAGTACACGAAGGAGGTCCTCGCCTTCTTCGCCTCCCGCACGCAGTCCGGCAACTACGAGCTGGGCCACACCTACATGTACGACTACCAGCTCGGCGGCTTCGACGGTGTCGGGAAGTACCTCACCGACTACGGGACGCTCACCACGGCGGGGCTCACCGGAAACCTGGCGTACACGTTCCTGGGCTCGCACTACGTCAGGATGA